From the Tachysurus fulvidraco isolate hzauxx_2018 chromosome 21, HZAU_PFXX_2.0, whole genome shotgun sequence genome, the window aattatattaaaaacaacattgttacattttctactttttaatattgttaaactcaccaagaagccagccatcacgtagctactgcgcctgcatttagtctgttccctacactgttatgtgtcaagataaaggaatcatgtgttgaaccaggccagcatGCCACAATGTTTTTGAGGGtcgtgttggagtcacatatgatttgcacattaatagaatgcacatgctttctgttaacataagcaaattcattttcagatggtgtccttatagcaacatgagcgcagtcaattgtgctgattacatttgggaaaccagacattgctgcaaaatttcattttagTTTCGGCCtattctcgcacagtgtaggggaacctgatgtatctcacacagtgtaggggaacctgatgtatctcacacagtgtaggggaacctgatgtatctcacacagtgtaggggaacctgatgtatctcacacagtgtaggggaacctgatgtatctcacacagtgtaggggaacctgatgtatctcgcacagtgtaggggaacctgatgtatctcgcacagtgtaggggaacctgatgtatctcacacagtgtaggggaacctgatgtatctcgcacagtgtaggggaacctgatgtatctcgcacagtgtaggggaacctgatgtatctcgcacagtgtaggggaacctgatgtatctcacacagtgtaggggaacctgatgtatctcacacagtgtaggggaacctgatgtatctcacacacagtgtaggggaacctgatgtatctcacacacagtgtaggggaacctgatgtatctcacacacagtgtaggggaacctgatgtatctcacacactgtaggggaacctgatgtatctcacacactgtaggggaacctgatgtatctcacacagtgtaggggaacctgatgtatctcacacagtgtaggggaacctgatgtatctcacccattgtaggggaacctgatgtatctcacacagtgtaggggaacctgatgtatctcacacagtgtaggggaacctgatgtactgactacccatattaagtataccattccaaacgacagatattatggcactcggggacggctgtgatataccagaccaatagggtgagatgatagattccaatagaattatttcatatacgaaaaggtcttagagacaaagttgaggattacttatagttttttttatataaataatttacctgtctgccaattcccactggaaacagccggttgccaagaaccccagagtggtgaggacttgtatttggactgggatggcatggttccggcgtgttgccctctctaatactggacccaattcaacacatagatctaagagcacagctctagggaatctaaatcagcttattagccagtcatcatcatgggcaattagactgatcgttaacaccttgaaaaaaatcacagaactaatatgtgggcgaaaatttaagacgaaaatgttatagtgaacacatgcttctacggttttgtaatgaacaccgtaatagttaggaccgatgatgaggagcgattgtgcttcatgactgtatttgcagactttgacattttatgatatatgtacattaaggaaaatatttagtttttacactgtgttctgcagttctctaataaaagggtatttcatgctattctgtatgacGTAGTCGCTCCATCTCCTCCCgttgtgactgtaaggcagcgctgattattcattcattcattcattcatcttctaccgcttatccgaactactcgggtcacggggatcctgtgcctatcctcaggcgtcattgggcatcgaggcaggatacaccctggacggagtagcgctgattattattattattattaatacattttgaattacgtttggattttactagaacaatcagcacaaataacactgttggatttaatcctcatgataatgtggatataacgcatgaaatggagtgaaaattaaatgtcattcatttttataatcGTTCgtctcacatttattttctacaatctaacttcagttcacgacctcaccatctgtgtcgccaattccctttgtgtccagaatgtgcgtacgcacgtctcacattttcccgtcaagtttgtttttttatagatcacaacctttatGCGAAAAACTGGCGTAcgcacgtttccagccccgttttgtgcgaacgcacgctttataaatgagaccccagagcaggtgagtttgctggccagtcaggcattcaatgtttttattaaacaggtTTAATTCGAGAcgttattatttgtattgtttcatattaatgtatcttttaaaacatttgtcatTTTTGATTTTTCAACTTTTAACATGGCAAAATAACTACAGTGCAAATAAGTCTCAGGCACGCGTCACGTGCGGCTTTGCGTTGCTATGAGAACACGTGTGCCAACATGGAGCTTCCGGCGTGATCAAGGAGGCGCGTTGTGTTGCTTAGCGACGCAAagaaacagtgaaaaaaaaacgctgCGCGAGCTCGagtggtgttactgtgtatttttGACGGTAGAGAAAGTTACTCATAGTTTTGATTAAATTCTGACTAATATTTCGAGGAAATCATTTTTTGTCACACACAGACTTCGGATAAAGATCTAGAACGAGAGAAGAAGATACTGAAATTAGTGCTGAAATATTCGGTGTTAAGaagttttcaaaataaaaaaacaatttggcGATTTGATgagattctgattctgattccggTCGACTTTTGTTGTGGAACGTTTGCTCGGATTTTGTTTCTACCCGTGTCGGTTATTTAAGGCACAAGCTAGGCGCTGTAAACAGAAGCGCGGTTGCAGGTGATTTTATAAAAGAGATAAAGCAGCTTTTGGACATTTAGAGTTATGTTTAAAAACACGTTTCAAAGCGGCTTCTTGTCCATTTTGTACAGCATCGGAAGCAAACCTCTACAAATATGGGATAAAAAGGTAAAGCTCATGCACCGAATAACGGTCATTTAGTTCATTTAGTTCGactgatattattatattcttatataGTTTTATGTCAAGTCAGTCACTCTGTCTGTAATCTTACACAAAGTTTTAATGCTCACTCACTATCATGACACTAACTGTACAACAGtctatgtatctctctctctctagctttaTCAGTTTGggtatttatatattaacataAAACTGTGTTTTCAGGTGAGAAATGGCCATATAAAGCGCATTACAGACAACGACATCCAGTCACTAGTGCTTGAGGTAGAAGGAACCAATGTCAGGTAGGCATTAAGATGTAGCTGGACCTCAGTGTCCTATTCATTCATTAAGATTAGCCTCATTACTGTTTCTCTTACTTTCACAGCACGACCTACATCACATGCCCAGCAGATCCAAAGAAAACCCTGGGCATCAAACTTCCCTTCCTGGTCATGATAATAAAGAATCTgaagaaatattttacatttgaagTTCAGGTAGAGAAAACTGAAGCCGTACATACCACCAAATAATGTTCCACAAACCACATAACATCTACCAAGTGATGGGCAGATGTTACTTTCCATTTCAGCAATCAGTAATTACACGCCAGTGTGTATGGTGCTGTATCTCAGAACCGCTAATTTGTTTTGTCTCAGGTGTTGGACGATAAAAACGTGCGGCGGCGATTCCGAGCCAGTAACTACCAGAGCACCACACGGGTGAAACCCTTCATCTGTACCATGCCCATGCGGCTGGATGGCGGTTGGAACCAGATTCAGTTTAACCTGTCCGACTTCACACGGAGAGCTTACGGCACCAACTACATCGAGACACTGCGAGTACAGGTAGCAAAACATCTTCGCTATACTCAGAATAGCAGTCTGCATGTCAATCCTTATCCTAAACATAATCTTTAATAGCACCCAGGAGTTGTTTTGTGACGAGATGACGTTGATTTATACTTTTATTCTTAAccgtttccttttttttttttcctaaaatttgtattcatttaatataaaattttagtaaacaatcattttttattatgttagtTTCAAAAATAACCTTTAATTACATTTGAAGTTTCTCTTACTTTGATTTGATTCAGGTCATCTGAgttgtttcatttcttttgtgCATTCAGAAAATATTTTGCTGATTTAAAGGACGTCTATTATACAATTAAATCTGACTCGGATCTATGAATAAAAGTAGTACAGGTTACTTGCACTGAGTGCTATGAcatatttctgttctttaaTAGCTTTTTACATTCTGCAGTACCATCAGACAGCAACATTGCACAATGCTGGTTTCTAGTAAAAGGAATTTTACAGCCTGACACCATTCTCCAGCATACTAAGTGTCATACAAGTTTTCGTACATATATGATTACCATCGTCGGCGAGTGTAAAATTGAACCGTTGCCACTGCAGTAAATGAGTCGGAAGAAGAAGTGCCTTAATCCAGAAGCCCATTAGGACAAATAAGTTCGTCAGTTatatttttgaatgtttttttgaatgtttttctgAATATTACTGACCTCATCTTCCAGATCCACGCGAACTGTCGCATAAGAAGAGTGTACTTTTCTGACAGACTGTACTCGGAGGACGAGCTGCCAGCCGAGTTTAAACTCTATTTGccagtacaaaacaaaacaaaggtaaGTCCATGTTCATATGAGCTCTTCCTCTAGTGCACCACCATTGTTACACATTCTAAGTATTATTTTATACACCAAGCACAATTTGAGAGCAAAAGAATAACACAGTGAGACGTGCTGTTATACAGTCCTAAAAGGAACGGTTCTGTAAAAAACTGGTTCAATCGCTTGCTTAATATGCAATCTGGTTTCCCAAAATAGGTCTTTTTAGAGAATTATATTGAAATGTTCATTATAAAGAACATCATATTAttgttagtagtagtattaataatatatacagaACATTCTAACACAGtataaactgatttaaataaaaacattgacaAAGTTGTTAAAACTCCTCCATTTGACTTGACTGAAATTAATGCATCAaatattcaattttatttttaaatcattcatcAGTCACACATTGATGACAAATCTGTTGCACAGTGTTATCTGCATAGAGATACAGTTATTGGGCAGtgatggctcaagtggttaagccTCTTGATTGCTGAttggaagatcagggttcaagctctagcactgtcaagctgccactgttgggcccttaagcaaggcccttaaccttctctgctACAGggttgctgtatcatggctgaccctgtgctctgaccccaacctccaaagttgggatacgAGAAGAAAAGAATTTGACGGCgctgaaatgtaaatgtgacaaaataaaggcttctatactATTCAAATTccaaaaaagtaataattttaCTGTACGCATTCTTTGAATTCAAGAACCGTGTTTGATGGTTTATGGGTGAATGAGACGTCCAAGTTCAGATCCCACAGGCATCTATCAGATTGACGTAATACACCGTGATCAAGTTGGtcactttgtgttttattgctgtTATGCCACTGCAGTTCACCACCGAtcacaatgtatttatttagcagGTTCCTgttacatttatgtttttttaattgtatattagctttttctgtctctctttaggGTAATATgacaaaaacccaaaacaaccGGTCACTGgagtttccttccttcctcaccTTATCAATGATTGTACATTCTTCTTTCTCAGATAACAGCACATTTATTAGTGTGAGGTTGTCACTATACAAGCCTTTGTTTaagttgttaccatagaaacggtGCCATATTTGAAACACCTTTTATATGCTGCTGTTTTTGAAAAATGattttgaccaatcaggattGAGAGACTGACAGCTCTGTGGGATAAACTGAACAGTACAGAGTCACAGTCTGTATTTCTGTAGGTTTGATCTGTTCATCATACTAACGtttccttttgctttgatttttttcagcAATAACGTGGCACATCTGAACCCTTCCATCACTCCAGACCTGTTTtaact encodes:
- the LOC113647483 gene encoding cilia- and flagella-associated protein 20, with amino-acid sequence MFKNTFQSGFLSILYSIGSKPLQIWDKKVRNGHIKRITDNDIQSLVLEVEGTNVSTTYITCPADPKKTLGIKLPFLVMIIKNLKKYFTFEVQVLDDKNVRRRFRASNYQSTTRVKPFICTMPMRLDGGWNQIQFNLSDFTRRAYGTNYIETLRVQIHANCRIRRVYFSDRLYSEDELPAEFKLYLPVQNKTKQ